The Diospyros lotus cultivar Yz01 chromosome 11, ASM1463336v1, whole genome shotgun sequence region TAGAATTCAGTTGCCGGAATACTTTTAATGGCCTTTTCTTAGAACTCATACCAATTTATTGCAGTGACAGTAGGCAATTACCGTAAGTCAATGCGGTGAGTCATACAATAAAGTGCTCTCGCCTTGTGCTACCTCACAGTATATAAGGGCTAACTATGCCGGCTCACGATGCAAAGATGAAGCAGTGCAGCAACTGTAAGCGACCGTACTTTCCTGGTCATAAATGCTTGCTCCTTGAATCTCTATGGCATGACCAGCCTGATATTTCTTCACCCTACAAAGTACATAGAAGTGCATTCAATAAGTTCTTAAGTGTGTTTCGGAATGATCATCTAAATTATCGTGattataatgtttatttttctaGAGAGCAAAGTAATTTAGTAAATCTATTGACATCGATTTTTAACTCAATTGGTGCTCTTAAATTTCAATTGTGCATCTACTGTCAGTTTGTTAAGGAGGAGGTTGATAAGGACAAATCAACTCGTGTTTACATATGTTCATCTACTAAAACCCTATCAAACAATGATGCTGTGATCCAATTATTGAGTGAGTGTGAAAATGACATGGTAAACAATATTGATGCTTTTATACAGAAGGGTAGTGGTTGGAGACTAGAAAAAATTACACACTCTGAAGTTCGTGTAGGGAAATACATCCCGAGAACAGGTGGATGTTACACTCACAATCTTCCTGCTTGGTTAATCAATAAGAAAGCCATCATAAACATTAAGACACGTTCTCACTGCTTTATGCACGCTGTGTTAGCTATCCTTAAGCCGACTAAAAATCAACAATATGCAAGAAAGAACCTGACATCTGAGTTTAGCTTTAAAGGACTTGGCAATAATGTGTCTTTAAATGAAATTCCTCGCTTCGAAAAGGTGAACAATGTAAGTGTAAACGTGTATACTATTGATCGGAAGAATATTGTCCCTCTGAAAGTATGCAAAGTGGTTTCTCATCAGCACGTAAACTTATTACTGCATGATAATCATTACTTTGCCATCAAAAACTTTAATAGATTGATCGGTAGTGCTTCTAGCTGGGCTAGTCATTTCTGCTATAATTGTTTACAAGGATTTGAATCTAAGGCAAGGGTAGCGAGGCATCATAAGAAGTGTCTAACATTTCCTGTTCAACGAGTATATCTTCCTCGAACGACCACTCTCAAGTTTGATGCGTTTCAAAAGATGCTTAAATCTCCATTCATCATTTACGCAGACTTCGAAACACTTGTTCACCCTGATTCTACTTATAAGGACTCAGATGTTAATGTACGGTTACTAACAGCTAAGCATGATTCTACGTACATAATGAATCATCACGAGCCTTGCAGTTATGGCATGGTTATTGTTGATAGTGAAGGAAAAATTTTTCATGACGTCTTCTATCGCGGTACTAATGCGAATGAGAAGTTTTTATCATCATTACTCGAGGCACAGGAGCTAGTAAAGGAAGCTAGAGCGAAGCATAACAAACCGCTTATAATGACAGTTTCAGATgaaatccgatttctttcggaaAATAATTGCCATATTTGTGGTGAATTTGTTAAAGACAACGAAAAAGTTAGAGATCACGATCATATAACTGGTAAATTTAGAGGTCCTGCTCACAACAGGTGTAATGTCAACTACCGCTTAACTGACAAAATACCTGTTGTTTTTCACAACCTTAAATCATTTGATGGACATTTAATAATTCAGGGCATATCAAGCAAGGTCTTTCATCGATGTGAAGTGATTCCTCATTCATCGGAAAAGTATCTCGCAATCTTTTTAGACGATTTCATCTTCATCGATTCTTATGCATTTCTTTCCTCAAGTTTGGATACCTTGGCTAAAATGGTTCCTGATCAGGAGAAAATTAATGTGCTTAAGTATTTCTTTCCTGAGGATAAGCTTCACTTGCTTTTAAAGAAGGTGCATTACCGTATGAATACATGGATTCGTGGGATAAGTTTAATGAAATTACCTTACCGCCTAAGGAAGCTTTCTTCTCTAAATTATCTCGGAATTCTATTTCGGATGAAACTTACAATCACCTTATTGATATTTGGAATACCTTTGACTGTAAAAACATTGGTGACTTCCACGATATTTACTTAAAGACTGA contains the following coding sequences:
- the LOC127812725 gene encoding uncharacterized protein LOC127812725, producing the protein MPAHDAKMKQCSNCKRPYFPGHKCLLLESLWHDQPDISSPYKFVKEEVDKDKSTRVYICSSTKTLSNNDAVIQLLSECENDMVNNIDAFIQKGSGWRLEKITHSEVRVGKYIPRTGGCYTHNLPAWLINKKAIINIKTRSHCFMHAVLAILKPTKNQQYARKNLTSEFSFKGLGNNVSLNEIPRFEKVNNVSVNVYTIDRKNIVPLKVCKVVSHQHVNLLLHDNHYFAIKNFNRLIGSASSWASHFCYNCLQGFESKARVARHHKKCLTFPVQRVYLPRTTTLKFDAFQKMLKSPFIIYADFETLVHPDSTYKDSDVNVRLLTAKHDSTYIMNHHEPCSYGMVIVDSEGKIFHDVFYRGTNANEKFLSSLLEAQELVKEARAKHNKPLIMTVSDEIRFLSENNCHICGEFVKDNEKVRDHDHITGKFRGPAHNRCNVNYRLTDKIPVVFHNLKSFDGHLIIQGISSKVFHRCEVIPHSSEKYLAIFLDDFIFIDSYAFLSSSLDTLAKMVPDQEKINVLKYFFPEDKLHLLLKKTDVALLAAVFESFRNMSLREFQLDPAHFFSTPALTWMAAQKMTKASIELLDDIDMILMIESGIRGGVSCAMSRYAKANNASCPSYDSSSDTSYLAYLDVNNLYGFALSQPLPIGEFEWVDNFNAAVELIRNNKVNDNVGYILDCDLTYPKELHDDHNDFPLAPERLAVDLTDLSEYQKSLLDILKEHGRRYVRTEKLIPNVRDKTNYILHHKNLHFYLTHGLILAKVHRVLKFRQAPIFKPYIDLCTSKRKQATSNFEKDFWKLMVNSLYGKSIENKRSHCQVKIVLDKKLAQKHVRKPLYDTFTILDEGKALIRLKHASVVMNKPIYLGFTVLELAKLHMYTLHYDIFKKHYGRNIKLIYTDTDSFIYHITTPDLFADFLRFKNLMDFSDYPHDHPLFDESNKKALGMLKDEFHGKSIYEIIALKSKLYLLNSEVGEQKRAKGTQRCVVEGDLNREMYWTCLTKNFFYETTLRRLTSKDHKIRGIEQEKLSLSAFDDKRFYLDNINSLAHGHYRINDV